A genomic segment from Bacillus cereus G9842 encodes:
- a CDS encoding metallophosphoesterase, with product MKKIKKLSIPNDARVIVISDIHGELNLLKEALHKVNFKDEDYLIINGDLCEKGRDSVGVVNYVMNLVKNNSKVHVVEGNCEVLVDALLNENPGLINYLCTRKHSIFNEWLEQLGFSVHEGTSIREVKEALLSEFSQELYWLTELPTAIETEDYIFVHAGLEDRVDWKETERKNAIAMPEFFNQSHKANKYVIVGHWPVVNYSEEAPSNNPVIDKEKKIIAIDGGNAIKEAGQLNVFIIQRKQTDDTFSYTYVDYFPEYEVIADFNANSEMQGGVTYPYYYIEPIEKMQDYTVCKQKETNNVLTVKNEYMKQLKSGEYTVKTDISCAQISVRKGDIVSLIDDSCSGYDLIKKDGVEGWIEKGILVEIEKVKNKTLS from the coding sequence TTGAAAAAAATAAAGAAACTATCAATCCCTAATGATGCTAGAGTTATTGTCATATCTGATATTCATGGAGAATTAAATCTTTTAAAAGAAGCACTACATAAAGTTAACTTTAAAGATGAAGATTATTTAATTATTAATGGAGATCTTTGCGAGAAAGGACGAGATAGCGTAGGCGTAGTAAACTACGTTATGAATCTTGTAAAGAACAATTCAAAGGTTCACGTTGTTGAAGGGAATTGTGAAGTTTTAGTTGATGCTCTTCTAAATGAAAATCCTGGTCTTATTAATTATTTATGTACGAGGAAGCATTCAATTTTTAATGAATGGCTAGAGCAATTGGGTTTTTCAGTTCATGAGGGCACTTCAATTCGTGAAGTGAAAGAAGCATTGTTAAGTGAATTTTCACAAGAACTATATTGGCTAACAGAGTTGCCAACAGCGATTGAAACAGAAGATTATATTTTTGTGCATGCCGGTCTAGAAGATAGAGTAGATTGGAAAGAAACTGAGCGCAAAAATGCGATAGCAATGCCGGAGTTTTTCAATCAATCACATAAAGCAAATAAGTATGTAATAGTCGGTCATTGGCCTGTCGTGAACTATTCTGAAGAAGCACCGTCTAATAATCCAGTTATTGATAAGGAGAAAAAAATTATTGCGATTGATGGAGGAAATGCAATTAAAGAAGCAGGGCAATTAAACGTATTTATTATTCAGAGGAAACAAACGGACGATACGTTTTCTTATACATATGTAGACTATTTTCCAGAGTACGAAGTAATAGCGGATTTTAATGCGAATTCAGAAATGCAGGGCGGAGTGACATATCCGTATTATTACATAGAGCCTATCGAGAAGATGCAAGATTACACCGTATGTAAACAAAAGGAAACGAATAATGTGCTCACTGTAAAAAATGAATATATGAAACAACTTAAGTCAGGTGAATATACAGTGAAAACTGATATTTCTTGTGCGCAAATAAGCGTTAGGAAGGGAGATATCGTTTCTCTCATTGATGATAGCTGTTCAGGATATGATTTAATTAAAAAAGATGGCGTAGAGGGTTGGATAGAGAAAGGGATTTTAGTTGAGATAGAAAAAGTGAAAAATAAAACATTAAGCTGA
- a CDS encoding DUF1648 domain-containing protein, with the protein MKNRFSIALFLTIVTTNIILYFFLPSNIVTKWDFNGTPTSTMDKSTFVIVNIIICSFLFFVFLALSKAASNQKFLHWIGNTMLLFLFFVDIVIALIALGFSLPLDHFIFLALGLLFILIGYFSSKIDTTKSTVSLEWNDKHLEKRASNISSISMMIAGIFLAILPFIVSAPYRGYAILAILLGMTLIILPSTIYLLIKDSKQSTPLKK; encoded by the coding sequence GTGAAGAATCGATTTAGTATTGCTTTATTTCTCACTATTGTTACGACAAATATTATTCTATATTTCTTCTTACCATCAAATATTGTTACGAAATGGGACTTTAATGGAACGCCTACATCAACAATGGATAAAAGCACTTTTGTAATCGTAAATATAATTATATGTTCCTTCTTATTCTTTGTATTTTTAGCTTTATCTAAAGCAGCGAGTAACCAGAAATTTCTCCATTGGATCGGCAACACAATGTTACTATTCTTATTTTTTGTCGATATTGTCATCGCCCTCATCGCTCTTGGCTTTTCACTTCCTCTTGATCATTTCATATTTTTAGCATTAGGGCTTTTATTTATATTAATAGGTTATTTCAGTTCCAAAATTGATACGACTAAATCAACCGTTTCATTAGAATGGAATGATAAGCACCTTGAAAAAAGAGCTTCAAATATTAGTAGTATTTCAATGATGATAGCAGGTATTTTTTTAGCGATACTTCCTTTTATCGTTTCTGCTCCCTATAGAGGTTATGCTATACTAGCAATTCTTTTAGGAATGACGCTTATCATTCTGCCGAGTACGATTTATTTACTTATTAAAGACAGCAAGCAATCTACTCCTTTAAAAAAATAG
- a CDS encoding GNAT family N-acetyltransferase has translation MQNVVLKGKKVTIRTIEESDIKTLWNIIFKEESPEWKNWDAPYFPFSMQEYSSYKEKMQTRLQEEPLSNLIIENNGQIIGTVGFYWEHKPTRWLEMGIVIYNPTYWNGGYGTEALKLYRDLLFEKMEIGRVGLTTWSGNERMMKVAEKIGMSLEGRMRKCRYYNGTYYDSIRMGMIREEWEALCVTKG, from the coding sequence ATGCAAAACGTTGTATTAAAGGGAAAGAAAGTTACAATTCGTACAATAGAAGAATCGGATATAAAAACATTATGGAATATCATATTTAAAGAAGAAAGCCCAGAATGGAAGAATTGGGATGCGCCATATTTCCCGTTCTCAATGCAAGAATACTCTTCCTATAAAGAGAAGATGCAAACTCGTTTGCAAGAAGAACCACTGTCAAATTTAATTATAGAAAATAACGGTCAAATTATAGGGACGGTCGGATTTTATTGGGAGCATAAACCGACGCGTTGGTTGGAGATGGGAATTGTTATTTATAATCCAACTTACTGGAATGGTGGCTACGGTACAGAAGCGTTAAAATTATATAGAGATTTGCTATTTGAAAAGATGGAAATTGGTAGAGTAGGGCTCACGACTTGGTCTGGTAACGAACGAATGATGAAAGTAGCGGAGAAAATAGGAATGAGCTTAGAAGGTAGAATGCGAAAGTGTCGTTATTATAACGGAACATACTATGATTCTATTCGAATGGGCATGATTCGTGAAGAATGGGAAGCGCTATGTGTAACGAAGGGGTGA
- a CDS encoding 2'-5' RNA ligase family protein produces MYAIIATFDRVFTNKITELQNKLTNVIGTNQLAGVEPHITIADYNELDVNLYIEKLKEFVAIQENMSAVTFPSVGTFPTNGTVFLAPTVTDDLLRLHHFYHDHFKTFHDNSNSYYVPGKWVPHCTIANHLNSTHFLSVMEYIYENFDVTTASIEKLKLIKVNYENGSAVSSSILAEYNLKRMETSR; encoded by the coding sequence TTGTACGCTATCATTGCTACATTTGATCGTGTGTTTACTAATAAAATTACAGAATTACAAAATAAATTAACAAATGTAATTGGAACAAATCAATTAGCTGGAGTAGAACCTCATATAACGATTGCGGATTATAATGAGTTGGATGTTAATTTGTATATTGAAAAATTAAAGGAATTTGTAGCTATTCAAGAAAACATGTCTGCAGTCACTTTTCCTTCTGTTGGAACTTTTCCTACTAACGGTACGGTTTTTCTAGCGCCGACTGTTACCGATGATTTATTGAGACTTCATCATTTTTATCATGATCATTTCAAAACTTTTCATGATAATTCAAATTCATATTATGTACCAGGAAAATGGGTTCCGCATTGTACGATTGCGAATCATTTGAATTCAACTCATTTTTTAAGTGTGATGGAGTATATATATGAGAATTTTGATGTTACAACAGCTTCGATTGAAAAGTTAAAATTAATTAAGGTCAATTATGAAAATGGTTCTGCCGTTTCTTCTAGTATATTAGCAGAATATAATTTAAAGAGAATGGAGACATCGAGATGA
- a CDS encoding GNAT family N-acetyltransferase — protein sequence MTYIIREMKQEDIQAVQSVAKIAWHDTYEGIIPREIQDSFLDEAYSDEKMKYRLKNTHLFVAEEEGEVIGFANFSPVRLQNEAELGAIYLLPDQQGKGIGSALLQRGIKALNGIRKLYIHVEAANEKGKRFYEAKGFAELEQFEEDFEGHMMQTVRMVLYV from the coding sequence ATGACATATATAATTAGAGAAATGAAGCAAGAAGATATTCAGGCTGTACAATCAGTAGCGAAAATAGCTTGGCATGATACATATGAAGGCATTATTCCGAGAGAGATTCAAGATAGTTTTTTAGACGAGGCATATTCTGATGAAAAAATGAAATATCGCCTTAAAAATACACATTTATTCGTTGCGGAAGAAGAGGGAGAAGTAATAGGATTTGCGAACTTTTCACCTGTTAGACTACAAAACGAAGCAGAATTAGGGGCAATTTATTTGTTACCAGATCAGCAAGGAAAAGGGATCGGAAGTGCTTTATTACAAAGAGGGATTAAGGCATTAAATGGGATACGGAAATTGTACATACATGTAGAAGCTGCAAATGAAAAAGGAAAACGCTTTTATGAAGCGAAAGGTTTTGCTGAATTAGAGCAATTTGAAGAAGACTTTGAAGGACATATGATGCAGACAGTAAGGATGGTTTTATACGTATAA
- a CDS encoding GNAT family N-acetyltransferase produces MIIKANQEDTNEILKYAAQSLFEGTRGNCQLSIEKAIEITKPIVEKGAYYLIIKEENKVMGWILIGENTDYFSREKLGFIYELYVFPEYRGRGLSRELMEGGIKELKEKYSEIRLNVFAGNFAKEMYEEFGFVERQVIMTLK; encoded by the coding sequence ATGATAATTAAGGCGAATCAAGAAGATACCAATGAAATATTAAAATATGCGGCTCAATCGCTTTTTGAAGGGACGAGAGGGAATTGTCAATTAAGTATCGAGAAAGCGATTGAAATTACAAAGCCGATTGTAGAAAAAGGAGCATACTATTTAATCATTAAAGAAGAAAATAAAGTAATGGGATGGATATTAATAGGGGAAAATACAGACTATTTTTCTCGTGAAAAACTTGGATTTATATATGAATTGTACGTTTTCCCAGAATATCGCGGGAGAGGATTATCGCGAGAACTGATGGAAGGTGGTATTAAGGAATTAAAGGAGAAGTATTCAGAAATTAGGTTGAATGTATTTGCTGGGAATTTTGCAAAAGAGATGTACGAAGAGTTTGGGTTTGTTGAAAGGCAGGTAATTATGACTTTGAAGTGA
- a CDS encoding WXG100 family type VII secretion target, with protein MAGQIRMSPEELKSKATRYGQGANQIEDILRQLQNLQNELRGEWEGRAFEGFDQQFNQLKPKVQNFAQLLQEINMQLNKTAEAVARHDEDLSRNFGLQ; from the coding sequence ATGGCAGGACAAATTCGTATGTCACCAGAGGAACTTAAATCGAAAGCTACTCGATATGGACAAGGTGCAAATCAAATTGAGGACATTTTACGTCAACTACAAAACTTACAAAATGAATTAAGAGGAGAATGGGAAGGTCGTGCTTTCGAAGGTTTTGACCAACAGTTCAATCAATTAAAGCCAAAAGTACAAAACTTCGCACAGTTATTACAAGAAATTAATATGCAGCTTAATAAAACTGCAGAAGCTGTTGCTAGACATGACGAAGATCTTTCTCGTAATTTCGGTCTACAATAA
- the esaA gene encoding type VII secretion protein EsaA codes for MKKFKWSILLFIILALVLSTGVSYLALNQNVKKANENTTPKMTVALVNEDQGTVFEGNKIAFGDQFVKNVNKNTKQEWYVVSRGVAENGLKNNNYNMMIVIPNDFSRKAVAIDSEIPEKLTLNYKVNATGNKDLKAEAENTASVILEDFNKQIIDVYFASIIGKLQGAQDNIGKIIEKGNVQTTMYKKDIHSPLANYTNQFKTVQDYTGVSVNSFKGFQDVLKGFGQALDEGNKSNSTYLDGFNNFQKMQTDNNLLANNFTNQFNQYMNDMNTGDALKQLSALESANKSISNQFTFSEKEPNILTDASAVQKYLADVKKQVSEYDTELAGKLESDIQETVIKKLKQSMSNDGKQEIFINTLMKQPDARIKKQIENLIAKLPSLNMEEIGQSDLPDATKLQLQNVIQFTKKYNKENNFYYDPVNKISLGNAIKEVKDRLYTERITFSDTAKVIKMESPQILKIKIPEEFKLDGSTEALYIDDVDRTSDFLQSEAGEITIAPRNEGDIKIDLHVKLKDPNINIDVFSPVMWQWELSGTHTKETSPEKEEPNKEDKGTQTENSKVENVVHKSQYGIMPLVHNAKTPIIKKMENTTGKDNGTGGNPGGGTGTDNGTGGNPGGGTGTDNGTGGNPGGGTGTDNGTGGNPGGGTGTDNGTGGNPGGGTGTDNGTGGNPGGGTGTDNGTGGNPEGGTGTDNGTGGDPGGGTGTDNGTGGNPGGGTGTDNGTGGNPGGGTGTDNGTGGNPGGETGTDNGTGGNPGGETGTDNGTGGNPGGETGTDNGKVIESTTNQVIHQKTEKITDITSSVLIKEAVDTVESYQGLMSLYEMYYGIDLRTKDVGPKLEEGSLDAIATDQSLYYVLNKQSLIDLISNLVSSSITTEIKQDMSGLKQKINSYQQSITSADQNSMLLAEKLNGTTQQATSMNENLGEYLKGLAKWRENSLKLVEEQQVLTTNHAGEQTAILSLDSGIKSLMMQSQSLVESSKHSLATSDDVYKTFDQINGQAKEIQDSGTTIVSKADLLLNDFTKKMEDDKSFSKNFTKILANSRIGDRQNEMLYDFLASPVQKQNDGVIVAGNAFTPYLIVLTCFIVALFTAYAIANQEKKRMQSDHFEEKFSLIDMNVPTTVVAFGISIVEGISIGIISGRLLKFGQDQSLLWIAFITFIMMAFVLVSTYLLRQIKMVGMFILLVFLSMYLFLTEAVGSKVDQMSSVGKIRQFSPLQYIESFLNDFISGKDTGKVIFVVLFVIAIIGLVSNLFVWHKKWEEKEVNDQTMEHSG; via the coding sequence GTGAAAAAGTTCAAATGGAGCATCTTGTTGTTTATTATTTTAGCTCTTGTACTATCAACAGGGGTCTCCTATTTAGCATTAAATCAAAATGTTAAGAAAGCTAATGAGAATACTACACCAAAAATGACAGTTGCGTTGGTAAATGAAGATCAGGGCACTGTTTTTGAGGGCAATAAAATAGCGTTTGGAGATCAATTTGTTAAAAATGTAAATAAAAATACGAAACAAGAATGGTACGTAGTTAGTCGCGGGGTAGCAGAAAATGGATTGAAAAATAATAATTACAATATGATGATTGTTATTCCAAATGATTTTTCTAGGAAAGCAGTTGCGATTGATTCAGAGATTCCGGAGAAATTAACGTTAAACTACAAAGTAAATGCAACTGGGAATAAGGATTTGAAAGCTGAGGCAGAAAATACAGCTTCTGTTATTTTAGAAGATTTCAATAAGCAAATAATCGACGTTTATTTTGCGAGTATTATCGGTAAGCTACAAGGTGCACAAGATAATATAGGTAAAATAATTGAAAAAGGAAACGTTCAAACAACTATGTATAAAAAAGATATACATAGTCCGTTAGCAAATTACACAAATCAATTTAAAACAGTACAAGATTATACAGGTGTTTCTGTTAATAGTTTCAAAGGATTTCAGGATGTTTTAAAAGGTTTCGGTCAAGCGTTAGATGAAGGGAATAAATCTAACAGTACGTACTTAGATGGTTTTAATAACTTTCAAAAAATGCAAACTGATAACAATTTGTTAGCGAATAATTTCACAAATCAATTCAATCAATATATGAATGATATGAATACAGGCGATGCTTTAAAGCAATTAAGTGCATTGGAATCAGCTAATAAAAGTATTTCAAATCAATTTACGTTTTCAGAGAAAGAACCAAATATTTTAACTGATGCTTCAGCAGTTCAAAAATATTTAGCAGATGTAAAAAAACAAGTATCTGAATATGATACAGAACTTGCAGGAAAGTTAGAAAGTGATATTCAAGAGACGGTAATTAAGAAGTTAAAGCAATCTATGTCGAATGATGGAAAGCAAGAAATTTTCATAAATACATTAATGAAACAACCAGATGCTCGAATAAAGAAACAAATCGAGAATTTAATTGCGAAATTACCTAGTTTAAACATGGAAGAAATCGGTCAAAGTGATTTACCAGATGCGACGAAATTACAACTGCAAAATGTAATTCAATTTACAAAAAAATATAATAAAGAAAATAATTTTTATTATGATCCTGTAAATAAAATATCTTTAGGAAACGCAATTAAAGAAGTGAAGGATAGACTTTATACAGAGAGAATTACATTTAGTGATACTGCGAAAGTAATTAAAATGGAATCGCCGCAAATTTTGAAGATAAAGATTCCAGAAGAATTTAAATTAGATGGAAGTACAGAAGCTTTATATATTGATGATGTGGATCGTACAAGTGACTTTCTACAAAGCGAAGCAGGAGAAATTACAATAGCTCCTCGTAATGAAGGGGATATAAAGATTGATCTGCATGTGAAGTTAAAAGATCCAAACATCAATATAGATGTTTTCTCTCCTGTAATGTGGCAATGGGAATTGAGTGGGACTCATACAAAAGAAACTAGTCCTGAGAAAGAAGAACCTAATAAAGAAGATAAAGGAACACAAACGGAAAATAGCAAGGTGGAAAATGTGGTTCATAAATCACAGTATGGCATAATGCCGTTAGTACACAATGCTAAAACGCCTATTATTAAAAAAATGGAAAACACAACAGGGAAAGATAACGGAACCGGAGGAAACCCAGGAGGCGGAACGGGAACAGATAACGGAACTGGAGGAAACCCAGGAGGCGGAACGGGAACAGATAACGGAACTGGAGGAAACCCAGGAGGCGGAACGGGAACAGATAACGGAACTGGAGGAAACCCAGGAGGCGGAACGGGAACAGATAACGGAACTGGAGGAAACCCAGGAGGCGGAACGGGAACAGATAACGGAACTGGAGGAAACCCAGGAGGCGGAACGGGAACAGATAACGGAACTGGAGGAAACCCAGAAGGCGGAACGGGAACAGATAACGGAACCGGAGGAGACCCAGGAGGCGGAACGGGAACAGATAACGGAACTGGAGGAAACCCAGGAGGCGGAACGGGAACAGATAACGGAACCGGAGGAAATCCAGGAGGCGGAACGGGAACAGATAACGGAACCGGAGGAAATCCAGGAGGCGAAACGGGAACAGATAACGGAACCGGAGGAAATCCAGGAGGCGAAACGGGAACAGATAACGGAACCGGAGGAAATCCAGGAGGCGAAACGGGAACAGATAACGGTAAAGTTATTGAAAGTACAACGAATCAAGTTATACATCAAAAAACAGAAAAAATAACAGATATTACTTCTAGTGTATTAATTAAAGAAGCAGTAGATACAGTCGAAAGTTATCAAGGTTTAATGAGCCTTTACGAAATGTATTATGGGATTGATTTAAGAACGAAAGATGTAGGTCCTAAGTTAGAAGAAGGAAGTTTAGATGCAATTGCGACGGATCAATCTTTGTACTACGTATTAAATAAACAAAGCTTAATTGATTTAATTTCAAATCTTGTTTCATCAAGTATTACTACAGAAATAAAACAAGATATGTCAGGTTTAAAACAAAAAATAAACTCTTATCAACAATCTATTACTAGTGCGGATCAAAATTCTATGCTACTAGCGGAGAAATTAAATGGAACGACGCAACAAGCAACTAGTATGAATGAAAATTTAGGAGAGTATTTAAAAGGTTTAGCGAAATGGCGTGAGAATAGCTTAAAGCTAGTTGAAGAGCAGCAAGTATTAACAACAAATCATGCTGGTGAGCAAACAGCTATTTTATCGTTAGATTCTGGTATTAAATCATTAATGATGCAAAGTCAGTCATTGGTCGAAAGTTCGAAGCATAGTTTAGCAACTTCAGACGATGTATATAAAACATTTGATCAAATTAATGGACAAGCAAAAGAAATTCAAGACAGCGGAACGACAATTGTTTCAAAAGCTGATTTATTATTAAATGACTTTACGAAGAAAATGGAAGATGATAAATCATTCTCCAAAAACTTTACGAAAATTTTAGCGAATAGCCGTATTGGAGATCGTCAAAATGAGATGCTATATGACTTTTTAGCTAGTCCAGTTCAAAAGCAAAATGATGGAGTAATTGTAGCAGGTAATGCTTTTACACCGTACTTAATTGTATTAACTTGTTTCATTGTTGCATTATTTACAGCATACGCAATTGCGAATCAAGAAAAGAAACGAATGCAATCAGATCATTTTGAAGAGAAATTCTCATTAATTGATATGAATGTACCAACTACAGTAGTAGCTTTCGGTATATCAATTGTGGAAGGGATTAGTATAGGTATCATTTCTGGGCGTCTTTTAAAGTTCGGTCAGGATCAAAGTTTACTATGGATTGCGTTCATCACATTTATTATGATGGCGTTTGTATTGGTCTCAACCTACTTATTACGACAAATAAAAATGGTAGGAATGTTTATACTATTAGTATTTTTAAGCATGTACCTATTTTTAACTGAGGCAGTTGGAAGTAAAGTAGATCAAATGTCTTCTGTCGGAAAGATACGTCAATTCTCACCGCTTCAGTATATAGAAAGTTTTCTAAATGATTTTATTAGTGGTAAAGATACTGGGAAAGTTATTTTTGTCGTATTGTTTGTAATTGCCATTATTGGATTGGTTAGTAATCTATTTGTATGGCATAAGAAATGGGAGGAAAAAGAAGTAAATGATCAAACAATGGAGCATAGTGGCTAA
- the essA gene encoding type VII secretion protein EssA, protein MIKQWSIVAKLSFLSILLLFVALPIRSAADSYLGDDGKIKFKVDRLEESDQEKNKKEHKETELDKASIELFNKDIEEEIEKKKKKEQKDMEALRDSLFTKPKENNSVKDTKNSLFSSEYIVRKSADEVASNETMNEEPISITIILLFGGGILLICIGIYTVLRKSWR, encoded by the coding sequence ATGATCAAACAATGGAGCATAGTGGCTAAGTTATCATTTCTCTCTATCCTTTTACTGTTTGTCGCGCTACCGATAAGGAGCGCGGCTGACAGTTATCTTGGTGATGATGGGAAGATTAAGTTTAAAGTGGATCGACTTGAAGAAAGCGACCAAGAAAAAAATAAAAAGGAACATAAGGAAACAGAATTAGATAAAGCATCGATTGAGTTATTTAACAAAGATATAGAAGAAGAAATTGAGAAAAAGAAAAAGAAAGAACAAAAAGATATGGAAGCTTTGCGAGATTCTCTTTTTACAAAACCAAAAGAGAATAATAGTGTTAAAGATACGAAAAATAGTTTGTTTAGCAGTGAATACATTGTCAGAAAAAGTGCAGATGAAGTAGCGAGTAATGAAACAATGAATGAAGAGCCAATTAGTATAACAATAATATTATTATTTGGCGGCGGCATTCTACTTATTTGCATCGGTATTTATACGGTTCTTCGTAAAAGTTGGAGGTAA
- a CDS encoding EsaB/YukD family protein: MAIQTHINVTVDFNKWNGNTYDLRIPNHQSIKYLLKNLLDTLKIDNHEGSHFVIKVKNKSIVLTDNDRLIDHQITDGDILQVL; this comes from the coding sequence ATGGCAATACAAACACATATTAATGTCACAGTAGATTTTAATAAATGGAATGGAAATACATACGATTTGCGTATTCCGAATCACCAATCTATTAAATATTTATTGAAAAACTTATTAGATACGCTAAAGATTGATAATCATGAAGGTTCACATTTTGTAATTAAAGTGAAAAATAAGTCAATTGTTTTAACAGATAATGATCGTTTAATTGATCACCAAATAACAGATGGAGATATTTTGCAAGTTTTATAA
- the essB gene encoding type VII secretion protein EssB, which translates to MTEKIIQIDAMNYQFQIEKENWKLEMTKSQTRIKDFRQFDIITGVSSEFVPLTIEEADDMFTFLYQVDKKLYKWDNLSRFGRNEKLRLLRNVAQFRKYLNKRITFFLHPDNIVFNANLIPSIIHRGIRDIVPPTPLSEEQFLTQYKCLIIALFSQKHNFDDLYAGLLKDAKETTFEQTVAQMESLDALLQFLDDSFEKEQTKTEKNMQLVPKKSYKSFKYLAFSFIAATVILAAPLIYFTFIKFPYQNKLLEANASFIATDYDKVITQLNEEEFESLPIASKYELAFAYITAEKLGEAQKKSIMKNISLKSDEKYLLYWMYNGKGNFDKSLDLAKTLDDPQLIMYGLVKQIESLKNNPDLSGEERDQKLKTYEQQLDEYKKKYGNSSSDKNLSDTEKKE; encoded by the coding sequence ATGACGGAAAAAATAATTCAAATTGATGCAATGAACTATCAATTTCAAATAGAAAAAGAAAATTGGAAATTGGAGATGACCAAATCTCAAACACGTATAAAAGACTTCCGTCAATTCGATATAATTACGGGCGTATCATCTGAATTTGTACCATTAACAATAGAAGAAGCGGATGATATGTTTACGTTTCTATATCAAGTAGATAAAAAATTATATAAGTGGGACAATCTTAGCCGTTTTGGAAGAAATGAGAAATTAAGACTACTTCGGAATGTTGCGCAGTTTCGTAAATATTTGAATAAACGAATCACGTTCTTTTTACATCCAGACAATATAGTTTTTAATGCTAATTTAATACCAAGTATTATACATAGAGGAATTCGAGATATTGTTCCACCAACCCCGTTATCAGAAGAACAATTTTTAACACAATATAAGTGTCTAATTATTGCTTTATTCTCCCAAAAACATAACTTTGATGATTTGTATGCTGGGTTACTAAAAGATGCAAAAGAAACAACATTTGAACAGACCGTTGCTCAAATGGAAAGCTTAGATGCATTACTGCAGTTTCTTGATGACAGCTTTGAGAAGGAACAAACAAAAACAGAGAAAAATATGCAGTTAGTACCTAAAAAAAGCTATAAATCGTTTAAATACTTAGCTTTTTCCTTCATAGCGGCGACAGTTATTTTAGCTGCTCCTTTAATATATTTCACTTTTATAAAATTTCCTTATCAAAATAAATTGTTAGAAGCAAATGCAAGTTTCATAGCAACTGATTATGACAAAGTCATTACGCAATTAAATGAAGAGGAATTTGAATCATTACCGATTGCATCTAAATATGAGTTAGCATTTGCATACATTACAGCTGAAAAACTAGGTGAAGCTCAAAAGAAATCGATTATGAAAAACATTAGTTTGAAAAGTGATGAAAAGTATTTGCTGTATTGGATGTATAACGGAAAAGGTAATTTTGATAAATCATTAGATTTAGCTAAGACACTTGATGATCCTCAGCTTATTATGTACGGCCTTGTTAAACAAATTGAATCACTGAAAAATAATCCGGATTTATCAGGAGAAGAACGTGATCAAAAGTTAAAAACATATGAGCAACAATTAGATGAATATAAAAAGAAATATGGCAATTCATCAAGCGATAAAAATTTGTCGGACACAGAGAAAAAAGAGTAA